In a single window of the Rhodamnia argentea isolate NSW1041297 chromosome 2, ASM2092103v1, whole genome shotgun sequence genome:
- the LOC125313802 gene encoding MDIS1-interacting receptor like kinase 2-like isoform X1, whose amino-acid sequence MTRLHILDLSSNSLVGEIPKDLGKLKSLLELSLYDNHLVGNIPQELGTLSDLSSINVAGNNLSGSIPKQLGECSKLQFFNLSRNGLGRSIPVEISNLQSLQILDLSRNLLTGEIPRQLGLLHKLETLNLSHNQLSGSIESTFDDMASLTSIDISYNELEGALPNIPAFRNATIEVVRGNKGLCGVIAGLNPCATTRSKGKNNNKKLLLILVPTLACLLSLLLVVGGSSIVRRRVRKTEASSKDGTNENPWAILSFDGGMVYESIIEATEEFDPKYCIGVGGHGSVYKAQLQTGEILAVKKLKEAVDVEIANRKAFEREIHALTETRHRNIVKLYGFCLSSRHSFLVYEFLECGSLKDVLNNEERITTFDWKKRLNVVKGVAYALCYMHHECSPPIIHRDISSKNVLLDAEYEAHVSDFGTAKVLQPYSSNWTSFAGTFGYAAPELAYTMEVNHKCDVYSFGVVTLEIIVGRHPGDLISSLASSSSSSSCHSTASWPLKEVLDQRIPYPEGDVLGEVAFVTKMAFSCLSPKPEHRPSMQQVSQAISAHNSIVLSASEDIKLEELLDPTCFTY is encoded by the exons ATGACCCGATTACATATACTTGACCTCTCTTCAAATAGTCTTGTTGGGGAAATTCCAAAAGACCTAGGAAAACTGAAGTCTCTTCTTGAGCTTTCACTCTATGACAATCATCTTGTAGGCAACATCCCTCAAGAACTAGGAACATTGTCCGATCTGTCAAGCATTAACGTCGCTGGAAATAACCTGAGTGGCTCAATTCCTAAACAACTTGGGGAGTGTTCGAAGCTTCAGTTTTTCAATTTGAGTAGAAACGGTCTTGGCAGAAGCATTCCCGTCGAGATTAGTAATCTTCAATCTCTTCAAATTCTTGATTTGAGTCGAAATTTGCTTACGGGAGAAATACCTAGACAACTTGGGCTATTGCACAAATTGGAGACGCTCAATCTCTCGCATAATCAGCTCTCCGGTTCCATTGAATCGACCTTTGATGATATGGCAAGCTTGACGTCAATTGACATATCGTACAATGAGTTAGAGGGTGCCTTACCAAACATTCCAGCCTTTCGTAACGCTACAATTGAAGTTGTGAGAGGAAACAAAGGCTTATGTGGAGTTATTGCTGGTCTCAATCCATGTGCAACGACAAGGTCCAAAggcaaaaacaacaacaaaaagctGCTGCTGATATTGGTTCCAACTTTAGCTTGCCTACTCTCTTTGCTTCTTGTTGTGGGAGGTTCGAGTATCGTACGCCGAAGAGTAAGGAAAACAGAGGCTAGTTCGAAAGATGGAACCAATGAAAACCCGTGGGCAATATTGAGTTTTGATGGAGGAATGGTCTACGAGAGCATTATTGAAGCTACGGAGGAGTTTGATCCCAAATATTGCATCGGTGTTGGAGGACATGGGAGTGTTTACAAGGCCCAGTTGCAAACAGGGGAGATTCTTGCTGTAAAGAAACTTAAGGAAGCAGTGGACGTCGAAATTGCTAATCGAAAAGCATTTGAAAGGGAGATTCATGCATTGACCGAAACTCGGCACCGGAATATCGTCAAGCTCTATGGCTTTTGCTTGAGTTCTCGACATTCATTTTTGGTGTATGAGTTCTTGGAATGTGGCAGCTTGAAGGATGTATTGAACAATGAGGAGAGGATAACAACATTTGATTGGAAGAAGAGATTGAATGTTGTTAAAGGTGTGGCTTACGCTTTGTGCTACATGCACCATGAATGCTCTCCTCCTATAATTCATCGAGACATATCGAGCAAGAACGTTTTACTGGATGCAGAGTACGAAGCTCATGTCTCTGATTTTGGCACAGCTAAGGTTCTACAACCTTATTCATCCAATTGGACTTCCTTTGCAGGCACCTTTGGATATGCAGCTCCAG AACTCGCATACACAATGGAGGTGAACCACAAATGCGACGTTTATAGCTTTGGAGTGGTGACACTAGAAATAATCGTGGGAAGACATCCAGGCGATCTCATATCTTCTCTtgcatcctcatcttcatcatcttcgtgcCATTCAACAGCTTCTTGGCCACTGAAAGAAGTGTTAGATCAAAGAATTCCATACCCGGAAGGTGATGTGCTCGGGGAAGTGGCTTTCGTGACAAAGATGGCATTTTCGTGTTTAAGTCCCAAACCAGAGCATCGTCCGAGCATGCAACAAGTTTCTCAAGCGATATCGGCACATAACTCAATCGTGTTAAGCGCATCGGAGGACATCAAATTGGAAGAGCTACTTGATCCTACATGCTTCACTTATTGA
- the LOC125313802 gene encoding MDIS1-interacting receptor like kinase 2-like isoform X2, with product MTRLHILDLSSNSLVGEIPKDLGKLKSLLELSLYDNHLVGNIPQELGTLSDLSSINVAGNNLSGSIPKQLGECSKLQFFNLSRNGLGRSIPVEISNLQSLQILDLSRNLLTGEIPRQLGLLHKLETLNLSHNQLSGSIESTFDDMASLTSIDISYNELEGALPNIPAFRNATIEVVRGNKGLCGVIAGLNPCATTRSKGKNNNKKLLLILVPTLACLLSLLLVVGGSSIVRRRVRKTEASSKDGTNENPWAILSFDGGMVYESIIEATEEFDPKYCIGVGGHGSVYKAQLQTGEILAVKKLKEAVDVEIANRKAFEREIHALTETRHRNIVKLYGFCLSSRHSFLVYEFLECGSLKDVLNNEERITTFDWKKRLNVVKGVAYALCYMHHECSPPIIHRDISSKNVLLDAEYEAHVSDFGTAKVLQPYSSNWTSFAGTFGYAAPASWPLKEVLDQRIPYPEGDVLGEVAFVTKMAFSCLSPKPEHRPSMQQVSQAISAHNSIVLSASEDIKLEELLDPTCFTY from the exons ATGACCCGATTACATATACTTGACCTCTCTTCAAATAGTCTTGTTGGGGAAATTCCAAAAGACCTAGGAAAACTGAAGTCTCTTCTTGAGCTTTCACTCTATGACAATCATCTTGTAGGCAACATCCCTCAAGAACTAGGAACATTGTCCGATCTGTCAAGCATTAACGTCGCTGGAAATAACCTGAGTGGCTCAATTCCTAAACAACTTGGGGAGTGTTCGAAGCTTCAGTTTTTCAATTTGAGTAGAAACGGTCTTGGCAGAAGCATTCCCGTCGAGATTAGTAATCTTCAATCTCTTCAAATTCTTGATTTGAGTCGAAATTTGCTTACGGGAGAAATACCTAGACAACTTGGGCTATTGCACAAATTGGAGACGCTCAATCTCTCGCATAATCAGCTCTCCGGTTCCATTGAATCGACCTTTGATGATATGGCAAGCTTGACGTCAATTGACATATCGTACAATGAGTTAGAGGGTGCCTTACCAAACATTCCAGCCTTTCGTAACGCTACAATTGAAGTTGTGAGAGGAAACAAAGGCTTATGTGGAGTTATTGCTGGTCTCAATCCATGTGCAACGACAAGGTCCAAAggcaaaaacaacaacaaaaagctGCTGCTGATATTGGTTCCAACTTTAGCTTGCCTACTCTCTTTGCTTCTTGTTGTGGGAGGTTCGAGTATCGTACGCCGAAGAGTAAGGAAAACAGAGGCTAGTTCGAAAGATGGAACCAATGAAAACCCGTGGGCAATATTGAGTTTTGATGGAGGAATGGTCTACGAGAGCATTATTGAAGCTACGGAGGAGTTTGATCCCAAATATTGCATCGGTGTTGGAGGACATGGGAGTGTTTACAAGGCCCAGTTGCAAACAGGGGAGATTCTTGCTGTAAAGAAACTTAAGGAAGCAGTGGACGTCGAAATTGCTAATCGAAAAGCATTTGAAAGGGAGATTCATGCATTGACCGAAACTCGGCACCGGAATATCGTCAAGCTCTATGGCTTTTGCTTGAGTTCTCGACATTCATTTTTGGTGTATGAGTTCTTGGAATGTGGCAGCTTGAAGGATGTATTGAACAATGAGGAGAGGATAACAACATTTGATTGGAAGAAGAGATTGAATGTTGTTAAAGGTGTGGCTTACGCTTTGTGCTACATGCACCATGAATGCTCTCCTCCTATAATTCATCGAGACATATCGAGCAAGAACGTTTTACTGGATGCAGAGTACGAAGCTCATGTCTCTGATTTTGGCACAGCTAAGGTTCTACAACCTTATTCATCCAATTGGACTTCCTTTGCAGGCACCTTTGGATATGCAGCTCCAG CTTCTTGGCCACTGAAAGAAGTGTTAGATCAAAGAATTCCATACCCGGAAGGTGATGTGCTCGGGGAAGTGGCTTTCGTGACAAAGATGGCATTTTCGTGTTTAAGTCCCAAACCAGAGCATCGTCCGAGCATGCAACAAGTTTCTCAAGCGATATCGGCACATAACTCAATCGTGTTAAGCGCATCGGAGGACATCAAATTGGAAGAGCTACTTGATCCTACATGCTTCACTTATTGA
- the LOC115730655 gene encoding MDIS1-interacting receptor like kinase 2-like isoform X3, which translates to MAASSRKQLSMLLLVYVLLMLVMQEVSRPASSKSSSSMAFALSGSQTRDEEVAALLKWKSQLNSESHSILSSWNGSDPCSWRGLSCGPLGSVISLNLSSSAIRGMLHDLNFSSLPNLVTLKLDNNSLFGNIPLSLGDLSKLAYLDLSQNHLSGEIPIQLGLLRSLEVLELSSNNITGSVPGSIGSLSNLTGLYVQNNNISGFIPQEVGMLKSLNQLFLFNNRIGGRIPSSIGNMSSLTKLWLFNNDLVGSIPIEIGMLGSLSELDLSSNYLSGSIPRTLGNLSNLGFLYFYGNQLSGHIPEEVGGMRSLMHFELLDNDLTGSIPSSIGNLSNLGILYLYSNKLSGHIPPEIGNLRSLSQLDLYQNNLTGSIPKEMGRLGGLVELSLFQNSLKGSLPIEINNLTSLTRLQLGDNQLVGQLPPDICSSHVLVNFSAYNNHFTGPLPRSLKNCMSLFRVRLQNNQLKDNITDVLGTYPYLVYLELSNNELYGELPTRLGTWSNLTSLKISDNKLSGMIPPDLGKMTQLHVLHISSNNLVGEIPKELAKLQYLLELWLDGNHLTGDIPREIGALSDLVQINVAGNKLSGSIPRELGECVNLQYLNLSTNNLEQSIPMEISNLHSLQSLDLSRNLLTGDIPRDLGQLRNLETLNLSHNQLSGSISPAFDDLTGLTSVDVSYNELEGRLPNIPAFHNATIATVGENKGLCGDIMGLTHCPGTAGKGKDRHTNLLLILLPTSLCLLALLLVVGVSCIVLRRTREGETGLIEESSENMLEIWGYDGRTVYKNIIDATEEFDAKYCIGTGGQGSVYKAKLRTGEIVAVKKLNQAPDVEMASRKVFEREIHALMETRHRNIVKLYGFCSSSRHSFLVYEYLESGSLEDILKNEERIRRFDWNKRLNVVKGVANALSYMHHECYPPIIHRDISSKNILLDEEYEAHVSDFGTAKVLKPDSSNWTSFAGTFGYAAPELAYTMEVSEKHDVYGFGVLAMEVIMGRHPGNLISTLLSTSLPTSGDSTTPHCSLKEVLDQRIPYPEDDLLGKVTLMTKIAFSCLSPKPEHRPSMQQVSKGLSTHCSSLFNSVDSIKLEE; encoded by the exons ATGGCGGCATCGTCTCGAAAACAGCTCTCGATGCTCCTCCTAGTTTATGTCCTCCTCATGCTTGTTATGCAAGAAGTGTCTCGTCCTGCTTCATCCAAaagctcttcttcaatggcctTCGCTCTTTCAGGCAGCCAAACAAGAGATGAGGAAGTGGCGGCGCTCCTGAAGTGGAAATCCCAGCTCAACAGCGAGAGTCACTCTATCTTGTCTTCGTGGAACGGAAGCGACCCTTGTTCTTGGCGCGGACTCAGTTGCGGTCCTCTTGGGAGCGTCATCAGCTTGAACCTCTCGAGCAGTGCCATTCGCGGTATGCTCCACGATCTCAATTTCTCCTCATTGCCCAACTTGGTCACTCTTAAACTTGACAACAACTCGCTCTTCGGGAACATCCCCTTGAGCCTCGGCGATCTTTCCAAGCTCGCTTACCTAGACTTGTCTCAGAACCACCTTTCTGGAGAGATTCCAATCCAACTCGGATTGCTGCGGTCACTAGAAGTTTTGGAATTGTCATCGAACAACATCACGGGTTCGGTCCCTGGCTCTATAGGAAGTTTGAGTAACTTGACTGGGCTATACGTTCAAAACAATAACATCTCCGGGTTCATCCCTCAAGAAGTAGGAATGCTCAAATCTCTCAACCAGTTGTTCTTATTTAACAACCGCATTGGCGGTCGCATTCCTTCTTCCATTGGAAATATGAGCAGTTTGACGAAGTTATGGCTGTTCAATAATGATCTTGTTGGGTCCATTCCAATAGAAATAGGGATGTTGGGGTCTCTTAGCGAGCTTGATTTATCAAGCAATTACCTCAGCGGATCTATCCCGAGAACTCTAGGAAACTTGAGTAATTTAggctttctttacttttatggAAACCAACTCTCTGGCCACATACCTGAAGAAGTCGGAGGAATGAGATCCCTCATGCATTTCGAGCTTTTAGACAATGATCTAACAGGTTCAATCCCGTCGTCGATAGGGAACTTAAGCAACTTAGGCATTCTTTATCTTTACAGCAATAAGCTTTCCGGTCATATTCCTCCCGAAATCGGAAACCTTAGATCTCTCTCTCAGCTTGATCTCTACCAAAACAATCTCACAGGATCGATTCCGAAAGAGATGGGAAGACTAGGAGGCCTTGTTGAACTGTCTCTATTCCAGAATAGCCTTAAAGGCTCTCTTCCAATTGAGATCAACAATCTCACATCCCTCACAAGGCTACAACTTGGCGATAACCAACTCGTGGGCCAATTGCCACCGGATATATGCAGCAGTCATGTTCTTGTAAATTTCTCTGCTTACAACAATCACTTCACGGGACCCCTACCAAGAAGCCTGAAAAATTGTATGAGTTTGTTTAGAGTTAGGCTCCAAAATAACCAGCTAAAGGACAACATTACTGATGTTCTCGGCACATACCCCTACTTGGTTTATCTTGAGCTGAGCAATAACGAACTTTACGGAGAGCTTCCAACAAGATTGGGCACGTGGAGCAATTTGACGAGCCTGAAAATCTCCGACAACAAATTATCAGGCATGATACCGCCTGATCTTGGGAAGATGACTCAATTGCATGTATTACATATATCTTCGAATAATCTTGTCGGGGAAATTCCGAAAGAACTTGCAAAGTTGCAGTATCTGCTAGAGCTTTGGCTGGATGGCAACCATCTCACTGGTGACATTCCTCGCGAAATTGGAGCATTGTCGGACCTTGTACAAATTAACGTTGCGGGAAACAAGCTAAGTGGCTCAATCCCCAGAGAACTTGGGGAGTGTGTGAACCTTCAGTATCTAAATTTAAGCACAAATAATCTTGAGCAGAGCATTCCAATGGAGATCAGCAATCTCCACTCTCTTCAAAGTCTCGATCTAAGCCGAAATTTGCTTACTGGAGATATACCTCGAGATCTTGGACAATTGCGCAATTTGGAAACACTCAATCTCTCACACAATCAACTCTCGGGTTCGATTTCACCAGCTTTTGATGATCTAACAGGTCTTACATCTGTGGATGTATCCTATAATGAGTTAGAGGGTCGTTTACCAAACATCCCAGCCTTTCATAATGCTACAATCGCTACTGTAGGAGAGAACAAAGGCTTGTGCGGAGATATTATGGGTCTCACGCATTGTCCAGGGACGGCGGGGAAAGGGAAAGACAGACACACAAATTTGCTCCTCATTTTACTCCCTACTTCTCTTTGCTTGCTTGCTTTGCTTCTTGTAGTGGGAGTTTCATGCATTGTACTCAGAAGAACAAGGGAAGGAGAGACCGGCTTGATAGAAGAGAGCAGTGAAAATATGTTGGAAATATGGGGCTATGATGGAAGAACGGTGTACAAGAACATTATCGATGCCACCGAGGAATTCGATGCCAAATATTGCATCGGCACAGGTGGACAAGGGAGTGTTTATAAGGCCAAGTTGCGAACGGGTGAGATTGTTGCTGTTAAAAAACTTAACCAAGCACCGGATGTCGAAATGGCTAGTCGAAAAGTATTCGAAAGGGAGATTCATGCTTTGATGGAAACCCGACACCGAAACATCGTGAAGCTGTATGGCTTTTGTTCGAGCTCTCGCCATTCGTTTTTGGTTTATGAGTATCTTGAATCGGGCAGCTTGGAGGATATCTTGAAGAACGAAGAAAGGATAAGACGGTTCGACTGGAATAAGAGATTGAATGTCGTTAAAGGTGTGGCTAATGCTTTGTCCTACATGCATCATGAATGCTATCCTCCGATAATCCATCGTGACATATCAAGCAAGAATATTTTACTCGACGAAGAATACGAAGCTCACGTCTCGGACTTTGGCACAGCCAAGGTTCTGAAACCTGATTCATCTAACTGGACTTCGTTTGCGGGCACATTTGGATATGCAGCTCCAG AACTTGCCTACACGATGGAAGTGAGCGAGAAACACGATGTCTATGGTTTCGGAGTCTTAGCGATGGAAGTGATAATGGGAAGACATCCGGGCAATCTCATATCAACTCTCTTGTCCACATCTCTACCAACATCAGGTGATTCGACAACCCCCCATTGCTCCCTAAAAGAAGTTTTGGATCAGAGGATTCCATACCCTGAAGACGATTTGCTAGGGAAAGTGACTCTCATGACGAAGATCGCATTTTCATGCTTGAGTCCTAAACCGGAGCATCGTCCCAGCATGCAACAAGTTTCTAAAGGGCTATCAACACATTGTTCATCGCTGTTCAATTCGGTAGATAGCATAAAATTGGAAGAATGA